The sequence CTTTCTCAAAGGAGAGCTATCAATGAGTATTCGTCCGTTACATGATCGTGTGATCGTCAAACGTAAAGAAGTTGAAACCAAGTCTGCTGGCGGCATCGTTCTGACCGGTTCTGCTGCAGCCAAATCAACGCGTGGCGAAATCATCGCTGTCGGTAAGGGCCGCATCCTAGAAAACGGAACTGTGCAGCCGCTGGACGTTAAAGTTGGTGACATCGTAATTTTCAACGATGGCTACGGCGTGAAATCCGAGAAGATCGACAATGAAGAAGTGTTGATCATGTCCGAGAGCGACATTCTGGCAATTGTTGAAGCGTAATTTACGCACGAGAATTTGAGGAAATAAGAACATGGCAGCTAAAGACGTAAAATTCGGTAACGACGCTCGTGTAAAAATGCTCCGCGGCGTAAACGTACTGGCCGATGCAGTTAAAGTGACCCTGGGCCCGAAAGGCCGTAACGTAGTGCTGGATAAATCCTTCGGCGCGCCAACCATCACCAAAGATGGTGTTTCTGTAGCACGTGAAATCGAACTGGAAGACAAGTTCGAAAACATGGGTGCTCAGATGGTGAAAGAAGTTGCCTCTAAAGCGAACGATGCTGCAGGTGACGGTACCACCACCGCGACCGTACTGGCGCAGGCTATCATCACTGAAGGTCTGAAAGCCGTTGCTGCGGGCATGAACCCAATGGATCTGAAACGTGGTATCGACAAAGCTGTCGCTTCCGCTGTTGAAGAGCTGAAAGCGCTGTCCGTACCGTGCTCTGACTCCAAAGCCATTGCTCAGGTAGGTACCATCTCCGCTAACTCCGACGAAACCGTAGGTAAACTGATCGCTGAAGCGATGGACAAAGTCGGTAAAGAAGGCGTTATCACCGTTGAAGACGGTACCGGTCTGGAAGACGAACTGGACGTGGTTGAAGGTATGCAGTTCGACCGCGGCTACCTGTCCCCATACTTCATCAACAAGCCAGAGACTGGCGCTGTTGAGCTGGAAAGCCCGTTCATCCTGCTGGCTGACAAGAAAATCTCCAACATCCGCGAAATGCTGCCAGTGCTGGAAGCCGTTGCGAAAGCAGGCAAACCGCTGGTTATCATCGCTGAAGACGTTGAAGGCGAAGCGCTGGCGACCCTGGTGGTTAACACCATGCGTGGCATCGTGAAAGTGGCTGCGGTTAAAGCACCTGGCTTCGGCGATCGTCGTAAAGCGATGCTGCAGGATATCGCTACCCTGACTGGCGGTACCGTTATCTCTGAAGAGATCGGTATGGAGCTGGAAAAAGCGACCCTGGAAGACCTGGGCCAGGCAAAACGCGTTGTGATCAACAAAGACACCACCACCATCATCGACGGTGTGGGTGAAGAAGCCGCTATTCAGGGCCGTGTTGGTCAGATCCGTAAGCAGATCGAAGAAGCAACCTCTGATTACGACCGTGAAAAACTGCAGGAGCGCGTAGCGAAACTGGCAGGCGGTGTCGCCGTTATCAAAGTCGGTGCTGCGACCGAAGTTGAAATGAAAGAGAAAAAAGCGCGCGTTGACGATGCCCTGCACGCGACCCGTGCTGCGGTAGAAGAAGGCGTGGTTGCTGGTGGTGGCGTTGCGCTGGTGCGTGTTGCCGCTAAACTGGCTGGCCTGACTGCACAGAACGAAGACCAGAACGTGGGTATCAAAGTTGCGCTGCGCGCAATGGAAGCGCCTCTGCGTCAGATCGTTTCTAACGCCGGTGAAGAGCCATCTGTGGTTGCGAACAACGTGAAAGCGGGCGAAGGTAACTACGGTTACAACGCGGCAACTGAAGAATACGGCAACATGATCGACTTCGGTATTCTGGACCCAACTAAAGTTACCCGTTCTGCTCTGCAGTATGCGGCATCTGTAGCTGGCCTGATGATCACTACCGAGTGCATGGTTACTGATATGCCTAAAGGCGACGCGCCTGACTTAGGTGCTGCTGGTATGGGCGGCATGGGTGGTATGGGCGGCATGATGTAATCATGTTGTTCTGAACCTCTCAGAACGAACCCCGGGCAGCGATGCCCGGGGTTTTTTATTGCCTGTCCAGCTGCTACTCAAAGGTGCCTTTCACGCACACAACACCTTCGCGCACCATCTGGCGGCCTTTCGCCCAGACCTCGTGGATTTTTAGATCGTCCGTCAACACCAGGAAATCGGCATCGCATCCGGGCGCGATCCGTCCTTTATGCTCCAGCCCGAGAAACTCCGCCACATTACGCGTAAATGGCAGAAGCGCCTCCTCCAGCGGCAGGTGATAGCGGCTGACCAACTGCTGTAGGGTTTCCGGAAGGGATTCGAATCCTGCCACGCCAATGCCTACCAGGTTGCCATTTGCGTCAAAATTCGGCTGGCTACCGTTACCGTCCGAGCTGAGCGTGAGACGGTTAAACGGCACCTGCGCTTCGCGGGCTGTCGCAATGGCGGTGGCGGCATCAATGGGTTCGCTGATGCTGGTGGTGATATCGATATAACCCCCTTCGCGAGCATAGTTTAGCGCGGCGAGGAAAAGCGCCTCGCCGCGGTTAACGTGGGTTGGCAGCAGCTTCGTGCGGGGAACGTCGGCGTTATTCAGAATGTTAAGGAGCGGCTCCAGCAGCTTCGGGCTGTTGCCGAGGTGAAAAACGGAGATACCCGCTTTGGCACCCAATAGCCCGCCGACGCGTGACTGGGCGGCCATGCTGGCGAGCCGATCGTCCGCTGGCGCGGAAGAGCGATGATCGGAAATCGCGCATTTCACACCAATGATTTTGTCGATCAGCGCCACATCTTTTTCAATACTGCCGGTAATCGTCGGAGAAGGCAGTCCGTACGCGCCCGTCAGCATCCACGCGCTGATCCCTTCATGCTCAAGCGCTCGTGTTTTTGCCAGCAGTGATTCAGGGTGTCGGGTGACGCCGTCGGTGCCCAGCAGGCCAACCACGGAGGTGATACCTGCTGCTACCAGCGCAGACAGCCGCACCTCCGGCGTGCGGGTGTGGGGCCCCGCTTCACCGCCGCCACCGATGAGATGCACGTGCTGATCGATAAATCCCGGGCAAATCACCGCTCCGGCGAGATCGGTTTCAGGACACGCCATCCGCGTTGTTGCATGCCCCGCTTTTTCGCACGCAACAATTTTTCCCCCAGCGATCAGCAGATCGCAATGTCCCCGATCCTCCGGGGCGTAGAGATGTGCGTTGCGGAAAAGATGGGGTTCCAGCACTGAAAAATCCATTTTTATCTCCTCAGAAGAGTAGCTGCATCACCCACATTGAGAGCAGAGCGTTAATGACGCAAACCGTAATAATGTGCGGGTAATATTTCGGATTCACGCCTGCGGTACCCAGGCAGCGGCCAGTATTTTGCACCGGATTGCCCATCAAATAGATGGCGGGCAGCAGGATGGTGGCATCGTGACCGTTGAGTGAGCCGGCGGCGACCAGACTGGCGCAGACCCCCACGCCGCCGCCCATACTCATCACCGAGGCCAGAAGGACCGTTGCCGCCGCGCCCGGAAGCCCCCAGAGCGCCATGACGGGCTCGCAAACATTGCCCACGATATCCAGCAGGCCCGTCACCTTCAGTGCCTGAATAATGACAAATGCCATGACCACGTTTGGCAGCAGGCTGGTGGTCGCGATGGTAAAGCCGCGACGGGCACCATCAATAAACATGTCCATGATATTTTTACGCGGCTGGGCGATCATTATTTTCCTCCTGAATACGATGATCTTCCATACGGGCGATCCACAGTCGCAGGAAGTTAGCGCCAACAAATTTGAATACCAGAATGACGGCCAGCGGCGCGATCACCGGGACGGTAATAAACGTGAAAAGCGCGGCGCCGGAAGAAAAATAGTTGGTAATAATGGCGCTTCCGCTGGTCTGGAAGGTAGCGAAAATGGCGCGTTCATGGTCGGTAATTGCTCCGTCGTCGGTCAGCTCTTTGGTCATACCTGCCGCCGCATCGGTGTTTTGCAGGTTGGCGATAAGGGCCAGAGAGCAGATCCCCGGCACGCCAAGCAGCGGACGCAAAATAGGCGTCATCAGCTGTTGTGCGGCACGCAGTCCGCCCAGGCCTTCGGTGACGGCAATGATCCCGAGCGATAAAATGACCGAGGGCGCCAGTTCAAGGGCAAATAAAAAACCGTCTTTCGCCCCCGTTCCGCCCGTGCCGCGAAACGTCAGGGCGCCGTTGACCGGTCCAAAGCTACCGTTTAAGACGGTAAAGTCCAGCACGCGCCACCATTCAGTACTTTTGGCGAAAAAACCGGAGAAAAATACGATGGTGAGTACAAACGCCAGATAGCCTACCCATGTCACTTTTTCCTCTCCTGAGGATGATGCACTCATGAAACCCCCTTTTTCATTGCGTACAAAAGTTGTACGTCGCACCACTACATACGATCGAGGGCTAAAACACGATATCCCAAAGGCTATTATCAGAATTCATTTAAGATGTCGGAGGAGTGCCTGGCGGAATCTGGCTCGCAGAAATGCTCGGCATTTTTCTTTTGGTCATCTTTTAGGTATAAGATTTAGACACGGACAACTACTGTCCAGCTTATTGAAAACGAGGAATAACATGCGCGTAAAAGTCTGTGCAGGGATTGTAGGGGCAGCATTGCTGCTGGCGGGTTGTAGCTCCAGCAATGAGCTGTCGGCGGCGGGCCAGGGTGTTCGCTTTGTGGAAGATAAGCCGGGTAGCGAATGCCAGCTGTTAGGCACGGCCACGGGCGAGCAAAGCAACTGGATGTCGGGACAGCATGGTGAAGAGGGCGGCTCTATGCGCGGTGCGGCGAATGCCCTGCGTAACCAGGCTGCGGCGATGGGCGGCAATGTGATTTACGGCGTGAGTAGCCCAACGCAGGGAATGCTCTCCAGCTTCGTGCCAACCGCCAGCCAGATGAGCGGCCAGGTCTACAAGTGCCCGAACTGAGTTAACGCGGTGATGGCGCTGCGCCCGGACCCTGTAGGGCAGGTAAGCGTAGCGCCACCTGCCTTTTAGTGCTGCCGCAGCTGCAAATCCAGCGGCGTCTTACTTGGCTCTCCGCCAATTTCGCGCGCCAGCTTGGGTACCATATAACCTGAAACCAGCGTTAACAGCTCGCGCATAATCTGTCGGGCTTCTTCATCGGTCACCATGAAGTGCGCCGCACCCTGCACGCGGTCCAGCACATGCAGGTAATAGGGCAAGACACCCGCATCAAACAGGGCGTTGCTGAGGTCGGCCAGCACGCGGGCGCTATCATTTACCCCACGCAGCAGCACGCTCTGGTTTAGTAGCGTGACCCCCACTTTACGCAGGCGCGCCATCGCCGCGCGAAATGCATCGTCAATTTCATTCGCGTGGTTAATATGGTTCACCAGCAGCACCTGCAAGCGGGATTGCGCCAGGCGCGACACCAGTCCGTCAGTAATGCGTGCCGGAATGACAATCGGTAAACGGCTGTGAATACGCAGACGTTTGATGTGCGGGATGGCCTCAAGCTGGGTTAATAGCCAGTCCAGCTCATGATCTTTTGCCATCAGCGGGTCACCGCCGGAAAAAATAATCTCATCCAGCTCTGAATGGGCAGCGATATAGTCCAGCGCGACCTGCCAGTTGCGCTTATTTCCCTGGTTTTCGGCGTAAGGGAAGTGCCGACGGAAGCAATAACGGCAATTTACCGCGCAGCCGCCTTTGACCAGCAGCAGGGCGCGGTTGAGATACTTATGCAGTAAACCCGGTACCACACTGTTCTGCTCTTCCAGGGGATCGGTGCTGTACCCCGGTGCAGTAATGAACTCATCCTGCAAGGTAATGGTTTGTTTTAAAAGCGGATCGTCAGGATTGCCTTTCTCCATGCGCGCAACAAACGCGCGTGGAACGCGCAGGGCGAAAAGGCGCTTTGCCTCGCGGCCCGCAAGCAACTCTGGGTGCTGATCGAGGTCTAAAAGACGCAGCAATTCATCAGGACTGGTGATTACATCGGCAAGTTGCGATAACCAATCTTCTCTGGACGGGGTGTTTAGGGTTACAATATGCGCCATTTTGTGGCTTAGCTACCAGTTAACAAATTTAGAGGGCCTTATGGCAACGTACTATAGCAACGATTTTCGTGCTGGTCTTAAAATCATGATGGACGGCGAACCGTACGCGGTTGAAGCCAGCGAATTCGTTAAACCGGGTAAAGGCCAGGCATTCGCACGCGTTAAGCTGCGCCGCCTGCTGACCGGTACCCGCGTTGAGAAAACTTTCAAGTCTACCGACTCCGCTGAAGGCGCAGATGTTGTGGATATGAACCTGACTTACCTGTACAACGACGGTGAGTTCTGGCACTTCATGAACAACGAAACCTTCGAGCAGCTGTCTGCTGACGCAAAAGCAATTGGCGATAGCGAAAAATGGCTGCTGGATCAGGCTGAGTGCATCGTGACCCTGTGGAACGGTCAGCCTATCGCTGTTACTCCACCAAACTTTGTTGAGCTGGAAATCGTTGAAACCGATCCAGGTCTGAAAGGTGACACTGCCGGTACTGGCGGTAAACCAGCGACGCTGTCTACCGGTGCTGTGGTTAAAGTGCCACTGTTCGTACAGACTGGCGAAGTGATCAAAGTGGATACCCGCTCCGGCGAATACGTATCACGCGTGAAGTAATAGTCAGGGCGCAGCGCCCGCTGCGCCTGATTTTTGCAGGCAGGGATGATGAAACGTACCGTTAAAATTCTGCTTCTGTTAGCGCTCTCCAGTGCATTGCTTTCCGGCTGTAACACCACGCGCGGCATGGGGGAAGATATCCAGGATCTTGGGCATATCATTTCTCACGCGGCCAGCTAAGCTCGTCTAATTTTCCGAAAAATGCTTCCTTGTCCGTCAATCGGCGGGATCTTGTCTATTCTTAAGTTGCTATACACAAAACAACTTTGGCTATAAAAGGAAGATATTATGGTTAAGAAGACAATTGCAGCGATCTTTTCAGTCCTGGTACTTTCTTCAGTATTAACTGCCTGTAATACCACGCGTGGCGTTGGTCAGGATATTTCTGAAGGTGGTAGTGCAATCTCTGGTGCGGCAACAAAAGCACAGCAGTAATTAATTAACGGTACGGAACCAGAAGGGTTTCGTACCGTCAGTTTTCTGTACCCTGCGGAGATAAAAACGGGGAAAAGCGCGTGTCCATATGCAGCTTCATGCGGATATTTCGCTTGTAGGTATATACCGTTTTCCCATTGATACTCAGGTGAGCGGCAATTTTTTGATTGCTTGCGCCGTCCATCCACATTGTCAGCACTTTCTCCTCCTGGCGGGTCAGCAACGGCGTGGCCACTGTTGGTCTGTGCGTGTCTGAGCCCGAAATTAACGCGTCATTAATAACCGTGGCGAGTTCCTCAAGACGGGCATTTTTCATGAGTGAAGACCAGACCGGGAAGTTCTCCAGCCAGGCCGTCATGTCTCTGTCCTCTCCCGATTGCAACATAATAAAGGGGAGTTTTTCGCTGGCATTCAGTAAGGAAGAGAATTGCTGAAAATGGGGAGTATCCTGCCTGAAACCATGCAGGTCAGCGATAACCAGTGAGGGTTTCCATTGCAGAATATGCTCTCTGGCGAGGAAAAGATTGTTCAGCCCGGTCACAACGTAATGTCCCGGGAATAAACCGGAATGATTGAGCCATGCTTCAAACCCCGCGCGGGTAAAGTGACAACGGTCAATCAAAAGTATTTTGAACATATTTTATTCGCAGTCGGCTAGTGGTTTGGCTTCCTGCCATCAGAAAGCACATCATCATAGAGAAGTCCGATGAGTAATAAATGCCTGAACTGCGCGCCTTACTGCGGCTATTTCTGGCCTTAAGGGGGTCAGCAGAAAATGATTGAAAAAAAATCGCACGTTAACCAAAATATGAGGCGTTATCTGCCTTGCGGGACGACCCGTAAGCGCTTTCTTCATCGGGGACGGCCCCAACTTATTTAAGTTAAGGAGCCTGAGATGTCCTGGATTATTCTTTTTATTGCCGGCCTGCTCGAAGTGGTATGGGCGATTGGTCTTAAGTACACCCACGGTTTTACCCGCCTGACGCCCAGCGTCATTACCGTTTCTGCGATGATTGTGAGTATTGTTCTGCTCTCATGGGCGATGCGTTCCCTGCCCGTGGGAACAGCCTATGCTGTCTGGACGGGGATTGGTGCCGTGGGGGCTGCAATTACCGGCATTCTGTTGCTGGGTGAGTCAGCGAGCCTGGCGCGTATCGTCAGCCTCGCCCTGATTGTGGCCGGTATCATTGGACTGAAGCTCAGCACCCATTAGTGGGGCTGTTTAACCCAGATGAGTTTCGACACATCAAACCCTTGCCGGGTCGCGACATCCAGCATCTGCTGTTTCATCTCCGACGAAATGGTTGGCGTGCGGGAAAGAATCCACAGATAGTTGCGATCCGGCCCGCAGACCAGTGCGTGACGGTACTCTCTGTCGAGCGCTATCACGTTATAGCCGCCATAGAAGGGGCCAATGAAAGAGACTTTGAGCGCGGCCCGTCGCGGGTCGCCGGTGAAGTATGCTTTCCCGACAGACTGCTGCCACATCTGCCGATCGGGGTTATAGCCCCGGTTGATAACCTGAATACCCCCATCCTCCATCGTGCTGTAATGTGCAGTCACCTTCTCTAAACCCTGTTCAAACCGATGGTCGAGGCGGGCGATTTCATACCATGTTCCGAGAAAGCGTTGTGCGTCAAAAGGCGTGACGACAGTGACACCAGGAGGTGGGGTAGGGGAACTGCAGGCAACCACTAAAAACGCGGCTGTCACCGCGGCGATAACAGGCAGAATGCGCATAGGAGTTTCCTTACTGTTTTTTGTTAAGTGTAGATGACAGCAGGGAAAATGCGGGAATTTTGCAGGCCGGGTGGGCGTTAGCACCACCCGGCAAGGTTTTACTGCAGAGCGCTCAGAATACGGTATGCCGCTTCCACGCGCGCCGGGTTCGGGTAGCTCTTGTTCGCCAGCATAACAATGCCGAGTTCCTTTTCAGGAATAAATGCGACATAGCTGCCGAATCCACCCGTCGAGCCTGTTTTATGTACCCATGATGCTTTTACTGGCGGAGCTGGAGGGTTCACTTCTGCCACCAGTAACGGTGCAAGAGCCACCTTGTTATCGCTGCCCTCCACGACGGTTTTGGCTTCTACCGGCCAGTTGAGCATCTCCCAGCCCAGACCCTGATACATGGCACCCACGCGCCAGTAGCGAGACTGTGCCAGGGCAATACCCTGTTTCAACGTTGAATCCGAAAGGGCGTCAGGGTTCATGTTGGCCTTCAGCCAGCTCGCCATATCCTGGATGTTGGTTTTGACACCATACGCTTCGGCATCCAGCATTCCCGGTGAAACGTGGATTGCTTTACCATCACGGTATCCCCAGGCGTAATGCGCCTCTTCTTCTTTCGGAACGTTAATCCATGTATGGTCCAGTTTGAGTGGCTTGAAGACCCGCTTCGTCATGGCCTGTTCAAAGTTCATACCGGAGGGTTTAACCGCGAGGGCGCCAAAAAGCCCGATGCTGGCGTTCGCATAAAGACGCGTTGTGCCTGGTTTCCACTGCGGTTGCCAGTGTTGATAGAAACGCAGCAGGGAGGTGTTATCCGTGACCTCATCCGGCACCTGTAGCGGCAGGCCACCCGCGGTGTAGGTCGCCAGATCCAACATGCGAATACCCTGCCACTGCTTGCCTGTTAGCTCGGGCCAGTACTTTGTCACGGGGTCGCCCAGCGATATTTCTCCGCGCGCAATCGCATCGCCACCTAATACGCCGGTGAAGGTTTTACTTATAGAGCCCAGCTCAAACAGGGTTTGCGGGGTGACAGGTTTGTTCGCCGTAACATCGGCCTTTCCGAAGGTAAAGTAGTGCGGCTGACCCTGATAAATCACCGCCACCGCCATGCCCGGAATGGCTTGCGCTTTCATCAGGGGGGTAACGGTACGTTCCACCACGTCAGACAGCTGTTTCTCTGACATCGGCGCGGCGAGAACAGAGCAGGAGGTGCTGAGCAGCAGGGCACAGCAAAGGGATTTTGTCTTCATCAGTTATCTTCCGTAATAGCGGTTCAAGGGAGTGTCCGGGCCCGTCAGACCTCAGTAGTCTGTTGGATTTGACTGTGGCTGACAAACGGTTAAATTTAGCATTAGCTGTTAATTTTTCTAACGGATGTAATGATGACCCGCAGCTATCTCCCGCTTAATTCGCTTCGCGCTTTCGAAGCTGCCGCCAGACACCTCAGTTTTACGCATGCTGCGATAGAGCTGAACGTGACCCACTCTGCTATCAGCCAGCACGTTAAAGCGCTGGAGCAGCATCTGAATTGTCAGCTGTTTGTCCGCGTTTCGCGCGGGCTGATGCTGACCACGGAAGGTGAAAACTTGCTGCCGGTGTTGAATGATTCATTCGATCGGATCGCCGGAATGCTGGATCGCTTTGCCTGTCATCGCGCCCAGGAGAAGCTAAAAGTGGGTGTGGTCGGCACCTTTGCTACCGGTGTTTTATTCTCGCAGCTCGCGGACTTTCGTCGCTGCTATCCGCATATCGATCTTCATCTTTCGACCCATAACAACCGCGTCGATCCCGCGGCGGAAGGGCTGGATTATACGATTCGCTACGGTGGCGGGGCGTGGCACGGCACTGAAGCGCAGTTCCTGTGTTCTGCACCGCTGTCCCCGCTTTGCTCACCCGATATTGCTCTCGGGCTCCAGTCTCCGGCCGACATTCTGAAGTTTACCCTGCTGCGCTCCTACCGACGCGACGAATGGTCGGCGTGGATGCAGGCGGCAGGTGAACATCCCCCGTCACCCACGCATCGGGTGATGGTCTTTGATTCGTCCGTGACCATGCTGGAAGCCGCGCAGGCAGGTGTGGGCATCGCCATAGCACCTGTGGATATGTTTACCCATCTGCTCAATAGCGAGCGTATCGTGCAGCCGTTTGCCACCCGGATTGACCTGGGGAGTTACTGGCTCACGCGATTACAGTCGAGGGCTGAAACCCCCGCAATGCATGAGTTTGCTCAATGGCTGGTGGGAAAAATGCAGAAATAAAAGGCCCGCCGGAGGGCGGGCCAGATGTATCAGATAGTGACCACGGCAATCAGCGTCACCACGGTCAGGATGGTCGCCAGACCATAGAATACCCATTTACCGCTTGGTACATGGATTTTCAGGTCATGCATCGCATGGTGAATACGGTGCAGGCCACACCACAGCGGCAGGACGATCATCAGGAAGATGAATACCCGACCAATAAAGCTGCTCGCAAACGCCAGCACGCGTTCGTAGCTCAGCGCATCGCCTGGGAATAACCCCAGCGGCAGCATAATCCCGACCAGCAGAATGATCACCGGCGCGATGATGGCGCTCCACATGCCGCCTGCGCCAAACAGGCCCCAGAAGACCGGCTCGTCTGAACGTTTTGGATTTGGATTAATCACAGTCGTCTCCTTACCAGAACAGTGCGACAAACAGAATGACCACAGTGACCAGGATCGTCACTCCCCATAGCCCTTTAATCACCGGCTCTGGCCCCATTTTCTCGCCTTTTACGATGATGTTTGCCGCTTTTGGCGCCAGTTCAAACCAGGTTTTGGTATGAAGCAGCGCTGCCGCGAGCACGATCAGGTTCAGAATTACGATGATGGGGTTTTGCAGGAAACCGACAAAGTTCGCCCAGGTTTCCGGCCCGTGCTTGAGGGCAAAAACGCCATACATCAGCTCAAGGCTGAACCAGACCGCCGGTACCGCCGTGCCTTCACGCAGCATGTAGAAGCGATAAAACGGCAGGTTATTCCACCAGGTGGACGGCACTGGCCGTACATAGGCTTTGCGTTTAGTCGTCATCATGCACTCCTTAGCGTGGTTTCAGGGTAGCGATAAGAAAGTCTTTCGAGCTTTCCACTTTACCCTGCTGAATTGCGGCGGCCGGGTCGACATGCTTCGGACAAACTTCGGAGCAATAACCCACAAAGGTACAGGTCCAGACGCCGTTCTGGCTGTTAAGCTGCGCCATGCGTTCTTTTTTACCGTGGTCGCGGCTGTCTTCGTTATAGCGGTGCGCCAGGGTAATGGCGGCCGGGCCGATGAACTCAGGGTTCAGGCCAAACTGGGGACAAGCGGCATAGCACAGGCCGCAGTTGATGCAGCCGGAGAACTGATGGTATTTCGCCATCTGCGCTGGTGTCTGGGTATTGGGTCCCTGATCCGGGGTACGCGGGTTGCCAATGATGTACGGCTTAATCGCTTCCAGACTTTCGATAAAGTGCGTCATATCGACCACCAGATCGCGCTCGATTGGGAAATTACCCAATGCTTCAACCTTGATGCCTTTGGTGTAATCGCGCAGGAAGGTTTTGCATGCCAGCTTCGGCACTTTGTTGACCATCATGCCGCAGGAGCCGCAGATTGCCATGCGGCAGGACCAGCGGTAGCTCAGGTCCGGTGCCAGGTTATCTTTGATATAGCCGAGCGCATCCAGCAGGGAGGTTTGCTCGTCATAAGGCACTTCATAGAAAGCGCTGTGGGGGGCGGTATCCACTTCCGGATTGTAGCGCACCACTTCAACTTTCAGTTTTTGCATCTCAGCCATTCGCCTTCTCCTTCTTCTCGGCGGCTTCTGCTTCTGCGCCGTACACGCGTTTAGCCGGCGGCAGCGTGGTGATTTTCACGTCGCTGTAGTCCAGGCGCGTTGTGCCATCCGCATCGCGCCAGGCGAGAGTGTGTTTCAGGAAATTGACGTCGTCACGTTCGGTGCAGCCTTCGTCCAGACGCTGGTGCGCCCCACGCGACTCTTTACGCGCCAGCGCAGAGTGCGCCATACATTCCGCGACGTTCAGGCCGTGGCCCAGCTCAATGGTATAGAGCAGGTCGGTATTGAAGACGCTGGAGGTGTCGGTGATGCGCACGCGCTTGAAGCGCTCCTGCAGCTCCGCCAGCTTGTCGACGGTTTTCTGCATCAGCTCAGGGGTACGGTAGATACCGCAGCCTTCTTCCATCGACAGACCCATTTCATCGCGGATCTTCGACCAGTTCTCGTTACCTTCCTGGTTCACCAGGTCTTTCAGGCGTTTTTCAACGTCTGCGACCTGCGCATCCAGCGCGGCACCGTTAGCTTCGCCTGCGGTTGCGGCACGCTCCATTGCGCGTTCGCCCGCCATGCGGCCAAAGACCACCAGCTCTGCCAGCGAGTTAGATCCCAGACGGTTGGCGCCGTGCAGACCCACAG comes from Enterobacter kobei and encodes:
- a CDS encoding co-chaperone GroES produces the protein MSIRPLHDRVIVKRKEVETKSAGGIVLTGSAAAKSTRGEIIAVGKGRILENGTVQPLDVKVGDIVIFNDGYGVKSEKIDNEEVLIMSESDILAIVEA
- a CDS encoding YjiG family protein, with protein sequence MIAQPRKNIMDMFIDGARRGFTIATTSLLPNVVMAFVIIQALKVTGLLDIVGNVCEPVMALWGLPGAAATVLLASVMSMGGGVGVCASLVAAGSLNGHDATILLPAIYLMGNPVQNTGRCLGTAGVNPKYYPHIITVCVINALLSMWVMQLLF
- a CDS encoding nucleoside recognition domain-containing protein, producing MSASSSGEEKVTWVGYLAFVLTIVFFSGFFAKSTEWWRVLDFTVLNGSFGPVNGALTFRGTGGTGAKDGFLFALELAPSVILSLGIIAVTEGLGGLRAAQQLMTPILRPLLGVPGICSLALIANLQNTDAAAGMTKELTDDGAITDHERAIFATFQTSGSAIITNYFSSGAALFTFITVPVIAPLAVILVFKFVGANFLRLWIARMEDHRIQEENNDRPAA
- the iadA gene encoding beta-aspartyl-peptidase, translated to MDFSVLEPHLFRNAHLYAPEDRGHCDLLIAGGKIVACEKAGHATTRMACPETDLAGAVICPGFIDQHVHLIGGGGEAGPHTRTPEVRLSALVAAGITSVVGLLGTDGVTRHPESLLAKTRALEHEGISAWMLTGAYGLPSPTITGSIEKDVALIDKIIGVKCAISDHRSSAPADDRLASMAAQSRVGGLLGAKAGISVFHLGNSPKLLEPLLNILNNADVPRTKLLPTHVNRGEALFLAALNYAREGGYIDITTSISEPIDAATAIATAREAQVPFNRLTLSSDGNGSQPNFDANGNLVGIGVAGFESLPETLQQLVSRYHLPLEEALLPFTRNVAEFLGLEHKGRIAPGCDADFLVLTDDLKIHEVWAKGRQMVREGVVCVKGTFE
- the groL gene encoding chaperonin GroEL (60 kDa chaperone family; promotes refolding of misfolded polypeptides especially under stressful conditions; forms two stacked rings of heptamers to form a barrel-shaped 14mer; ends can be capped by GroES; misfolded proteins enter the barrel where they are refolded when GroES binds) — its product is MAAKDVKFGNDARVKMLRGVNVLADAVKVTLGPKGRNVVLDKSFGAPTITKDGVSVAREIELEDKFENMGAQMVKEVASKANDAAGDGTTTATVLAQAIITEGLKAVAAGMNPMDLKRGIDKAVASAVEELKALSVPCSDSKAIAQVGTISANSDETVGKLIAEAMDKVGKEGVITVEDGTGLEDELDVVEGMQFDRGYLSPYFINKPETGAVELESPFILLADKKISNIREMLPVLEAVAKAGKPLVIIAEDVEGEALATLVVNTMRGIVKVAAVKAPGFGDRRKAMLQDIATLTGGTVISEEIGMELEKATLEDLGQAKRVVINKDTTTIIDGVGEEAAIQGRVGQIRKQIEEATSDYDREKLQERVAKLAGGVAVIKVGAATEVEMKEKKARVDDALHATRAAVEEGVVAGGGVALVRVAAKLAGLTAQNEDQNVGIKVALRAMEAPLRQIVSNAGEEPSVVANNVKAGEGNYGYNAATEEYGNMIDFGILDPTKVTRSALQYAASVAGLMITTECMVTDMPKGDAPDLGAAGMGGMGGMGGMM
- the epmB gene encoding EF-P beta-lysylation protein EpmB, with the translated sequence MAHIVTLNTPSREDWLSQLADVITSPDELLRLLDLDQHPELLAGREAKRLFALRVPRAFVARMEKGNPDDPLLKQTITLQDEFITAPGYSTDPLEEQNSVVPGLLHKYLNRALLLVKGGCAVNCRYCFRRHFPYAENQGNKRNWQVALDYIAAHSELDEIIFSGGDPLMAKDHELDWLLTQLEAIPHIKRLRIHSRLPIVIPARITDGLVSRLAQSRLQVLLVNHINHANEIDDAFRAAMARLRKVGVTLLNQSVLLRGVNDSARVLADLSNALFDAGVLPYYLHVLDRVQGAAHFMVTDEEARQIMRELLTLVSGYMVPKLAREIGGEPSKTPLDLQLRQH
- a CDS encoding DUF4156 domain-containing protein, producing MRVKVCAGIVGAALLLAGCSSSNELSAAGQGVRFVEDKPGSECQLLGTATGEQSNWMSGQHGEEGGSMRGAANALRNQAAAMGGNVIYGVSSPTQGMLSSFVPTASQMSGQVYKCPN
- the efp gene encoding elongation factor P, whose product is MATYYSNDFRAGLKIMMDGEPYAVEASEFVKPGKGQAFARVKLRRLLTGTRVEKTFKSTDSAEGADVVDMNLTYLYNDGEFWHFMNNETFEQLSADAKAIGDSEKWLLDQAECIVTLWNGQPIAVTPPNFVELEIVETDPGLKGDTAGTGGKPATLSTGAVVKVPLFVQTGEVIKVDTRSGEYVSRVK
- a CDS encoding entericidin A/B family lipoprotein → MKRTVKILLLLALSSALLSGCNTTRGMGEDIQDLGHIISHAAS